In one Rhodococcus sp. B50 genomic region, the following are encoded:
- a CDS encoding TetR/AcrR family transcriptional regulator, whose amino-acid sequence MSTYGDQARRALLDSAEELFATHGVDGVSNRRIAEHAGNANHSAVNYHFGSREELVRAMLTRYAEDTRRRRGELVGLLGPEPGLRDYLSCLVVPFTDQLAAMPVPSRRARFLRQLRTVPSMVDIASRNAVEDPHLEALVERARACVADIPDGVLTGRSWLLGKLVVDACADYEARLERERVEPDWTGFARFLVDAIAGMLEAPVTSAGDFLGSRTVSAWP is encoded by the coding sequence GTGAGCACCTACGGCGACCAGGCACGACGAGCACTACTCGATTCCGCGGAAGAACTGTTCGCCACCCACGGGGTCGACGGGGTCTCGAACCGGCGCATCGCCGAACACGCGGGCAACGCCAACCACTCGGCGGTCAACTACCACTTCGGGAGCCGGGAGGAACTCGTCCGCGCGATGCTCACCCGCTACGCCGAGGACACCCGCCGCCGCCGAGGCGAACTCGTCGGACTGCTGGGACCCGAACCGGGACTCCGCGACTACCTGAGCTGCCTCGTCGTGCCGTTCACCGATCAGCTCGCCGCGATGCCCGTCCCCAGCCGGCGCGCCCGCTTCCTCCGCCAGCTGCGGACGGTCCCGTCGATGGTCGACATCGCGAGCCGGAACGCTGTCGAGGATCCCCACCTCGAGGCTCTTGTAGAACGGGCAAGGGCGTGCGTCGCCGACATCCCCGATGGTGTGCTCACCGGACGATCGTGGCTGCTGGGGAAACTCGTCGTCGACGCGTGCGCAGACTACGAGGCACGCCTCGAACGGGAGCGTGTGGAACCCGACTGGACCGGTTTCGCCCGGTTCCTCGTCGATGCGATCGCCGGAATGCTCGAGGCGCCGGTGACGAGCGCGGGCGACTTCCTCGGCTCGCGCACCGTCTCCGCCTGGCCCTGA
- a CDS encoding ABC transporter permease — MTDTATTEKNNPPGGEGPTAAELARARKEHIGRYVAIFVMPFLMVGMMITGYLYAMHAPAPHDMPIAVAGSSQQAYDFARALEDADPEAVDVRVVGTDEQARDLVFSREVAGAVTLSPQGTATVYTAGAAGASQSSVVTGLMVPQVLAQGLDFTAEDLAPLPGHDMAGLGVMFMAQALMLAGYMPLSIMLSNSPELLRFRRIVPLLAGWSVLIGTLVWLVAGPILGAVEGNTATVLGICWLSIFAVGSVQLFLTRIFGPMAVLVGMLFVMVLGVPASNLGMSVYALPSIYVPLHGFLPTAAAGEALRSVVYFGGDGLGGHIAVLVIGALLALAATLGVDAFQRRRNPDAGDPEITMPSLTPGPRPTNDRVRYLTLAFFPFAMVVLMLSIMLGAMYQPTPREMPVTVVGATAEQAEQTVAGLEQNMAGLFDLQSSDSIDDARAAVQDREIVAAFVLPSPTSPTANLITNEAAGMSQQQVVQGVFEQVAGGMQLPLTVENIAPLPGSDTMGTVTLYVAMGWIMSGFMVIVVAGGAQPAAMVLRQIVPIAAGWALFMPAVLWVIADPITGAVDGHFLPLWGVGIVATFTTSMFTLALHRLLGLLSVVPAVGILMFVGVPASNGAMSVYMTPEVFRFLHGVLPMPAAVESVRSILYFGGDAVGPHLVTFAIWGAVSLLCVIVIDRIRAARSDEPSEQPEAVAVRS, encoded by the coding sequence GTGACCGACACCGCCACCACCGAGAAGAACAATCCACCGGGAGGTGAGGGCCCCACCGCGGCCGAACTCGCCCGCGCGCGCAAGGAACACATCGGACGGTACGTCGCGATCTTCGTCATGCCGTTCCTGATGGTCGGGATGATGATCACCGGCTATCTGTACGCGATGCACGCGCCGGCACCGCACGACATGCCGATCGCCGTCGCCGGATCGTCGCAACAGGCCTACGACTTCGCCCGCGCGCTCGAGGACGCCGACCCGGAGGCGGTCGACGTCCGCGTCGTCGGGACCGACGAGCAGGCGCGCGACCTCGTGTTCTCACGGGAGGTCGCGGGTGCGGTCACACTGTCCCCGCAGGGCACCGCCACCGTGTACACCGCAGGTGCGGCGGGGGCGTCGCAATCGTCCGTCGTCACCGGGCTGATGGTGCCGCAGGTGCTCGCGCAGGGTCTGGATTTCACCGCCGAGGACCTCGCCCCGCTGCCGGGCCACGACATGGCCGGCCTGGGCGTGATGTTCATGGCGCAGGCACTGATGCTCGCGGGCTACATGCCGCTGAGCATCATGCTGTCCAACTCCCCCGAGCTGCTTCGATTCCGTCGCATCGTGCCCCTGCTCGCCGGCTGGTCGGTCCTGATCGGCACCCTCGTGTGGCTCGTCGCCGGCCCGATCCTCGGTGCGGTCGAGGGCAACACCGCGACGGTGCTGGGCATCTGCTGGCTCTCGATCTTCGCCGTCGGCTCCGTTCAGCTGTTCCTCACCCGCATTTTCGGACCCATGGCGGTCCTGGTGGGCATGCTCTTCGTGATGGTGCTCGGCGTCCCCGCGTCGAACCTGGGCATGTCGGTCTACGCGTTGCCGTCGATCTACGTCCCGCTCCACGGTTTCCTGCCCACCGCGGCCGCCGGGGAGGCCCTGAGGTCGGTCGTCTACTTCGGTGGTGACGGACTCGGCGGGCACATCGCGGTCCTGGTGATCGGTGCCCTGCTCGCCCTCGCCGCGACCCTCGGCGTCGATGCCTTCCAGCGTCGCCGTAACCCCGACGCGGGCGACCCCGAGATCACGATGCCCTCGCTCACCCCCGGACCGCGCCCCACGAACGACCGCGTCCGGTACCTGACCCTGGCGTTCTTCCCGTTCGCCATGGTCGTGCTGATGCTCTCGATCATGCTCGGCGCGATGTACCAGCCGACGCCGCGCGAGATGCCCGTCACCGTGGTCGGCGCGACCGCCGAGCAGGCGGAACAGACGGTTGCCGGTCTCGAGCAGAACATGGCGGGCCTGTTCGACCTGCAAAGCTCGGATTCGATCGACGACGCGCGCGCCGCCGTGCAGGACCGTGAGATCGTCGCGGCCTTCGTTCTGCCGTCGCCCACCTCGCCCACCGCGAACCTGATCACCAACGAGGCTGCGGGTATGAGCCAGCAGCAGGTCGTGCAGGGGGTCTTCGAGCAGGTCGCCGGAGGCATGCAGCTTCCCCTGACCGTCGAGAACATCGCGCCGCTGCCGGGCTCCGACACGATGGGAACGGTGACGCTCTACGTCGCGATGGGCTGGATCATGTCCGGTTTCATGGTGATCGTCGTGGCCGGCGGTGCGCAGCCCGCCGCGATGGTCCTGCGACAGATCGTGCCCATCGCTGCGGGGTGGGCGCTGTTCATGCCGGCCGTACTGTGGGTGATCGCCGACCCGATCACCGGAGCCGTCGACGGGCACTTCCTCCCGCTGTGGGGTGTCGGGATCGTCGCGACGTTCACGACCTCGATGTTCACCTTGGCGCTGCACCGCCTGCTCGGTCTGCTCTCCGTCGTCCCCGCTGTCGGGATCCTCATGTTCGTCGGCGTGCCCGCCTCGAACGGTGCGATGTCGGTGTACATGACGCCGGAGGTCTTCCGGTTCCTGCACGGTGTGCTGCCGATGCCGGCCGCCGTGGAATCGGTGCGGTCGATCCTCTACTTCGGGGGTGACGCCGTCGGCCCGCACCTCGTCACGTTCGCGATCTGGGGAGCGGTGTCGCTGCTGTGCGTCATCGTCATCGATCGCATCCGTGCTGCTCGCAGCGATGAGCCGAGCGAGCAGCCGGAGGCCGTGGCGGTGCGGAGCTAG
- a CDS encoding mechanosensitive ion channel family protein, with amino-acid sequence MSIPLLAFELTETNRDWLIHRPLAILSYIVAAVVLRYVLHRLIDRMTKPRVRSGKPRRSFLAPLQERAERAIGDPQARERRVQRAQTIGSVFKSGVSIVVLAWVVLQTLDTLGFNVAPFIASAGIAGVALGFGAQNLVRDFISGMFMLLEDQYGVGDVVDLGDAVGTVESVGLRVTTVRDIDGTLWFCRNGEILRVGNMSQGHAVSVVDVPIAPSVNVDRACQIALRAVLDGVEREDIAPDVLEKPELLGVNSVTAGAVTLRLTVRVRAGKQWAIRRSLTRAVLEAFEQNDIETPNVALAAVPAS; translated from the coding sequence GCCGTCGTGCTCCGCTACGTCCTCCACCGGCTGATCGACCGCATGACGAAGCCACGTGTGCGATCCGGGAAGCCGCGACGATCGTTCCTCGCGCCGCTGCAGGAACGAGCCGAGCGTGCCATCGGCGACCCCCAGGCCCGCGAACGCCGGGTCCAGCGCGCCCAGACCATCGGCTCGGTGTTCAAGTCCGGTGTGTCGATCGTCGTGCTCGCCTGGGTGGTGCTGCAGACGCTCGACACCCTCGGCTTCAACGTCGCCCCGTTCATCGCCTCGGCCGGTATCGCCGGTGTCGCGCTCGGTTTCGGCGCGCAGAACCTCGTGCGGGACTTCATCTCGGGAATGTTCATGCTGCTCGAGGACCAGTACGGCGTGGGTGACGTGGTGGACCTCGGCGACGCGGTGGGCACCGTCGAGTCGGTCGGTCTGCGCGTGACGACCGTGCGCGACATCGACGGCACCCTGTGGTTCTGCCGCAACGGCGAGATCCTGCGCGTCGGCAACATGAGCCAGGGACATGCCGTCTCCGTGGTCGACGTCCCGATCGCGCCGAGTGTCAACGTCGACCGCGCCTGCCAGATCGCGCTGCGCGCCGTCCTCGACGGCGTGGAACGCGAGGACATCGCGCCGGACGTGCTCGAGAAGCCCGAACTGCTGGGCGTCAACTCCGTCACCGCGGGTGCGGTGACCCTCCGCCTGACGGTGCGCGTACGCGCCGGCAAGCAGTGGGCCATCCGCCGCAGCCTCACCCGCGCGGTGCTCGAGGCCTTCGAGCAGAACGACATCGAGACCCCGAACGTCGCGCTGGCGGCTGTCCCGGCCTCCTAG